The proteins below come from a single Faecalibaculum rodentium genomic window:
- a CDS encoding amino acid adenylation domain-containing protein — MKPMSLPKYDTVPAAFDAVVSRWPDELAVLDGNRPWTFSELNDLANDIAGILPDEPRIGIILDHSILMIASMLAVFKAGKAYVPMEPDFPVERIRDILQEAEIRTVITQKAYTDRLLPDVKPLIPTLPMVHHDLRQPAVSGEDPAYILYTSGSTGRPKGVCVLQRNLMHYVRAFHHEFHNGPGDIMLQGSVCTFDIFVEEVFTTLLNGAALAIPHTDEFHARMQYCEDHGITFISGFPWLVAQMNSEKLVPSRLRILISGGDTLHHSQMDTIADRVPVYNTYGPSETTVCASYYCASGKQPLADGSHPIGRPVLGASMEILDEAGNPVPIGTTGEICIYGNGVSAGYIGDHTRENLAFDHNMYHSGDLGYQLPDGNFVFLGRKDRQVMVYGKRVEPEEVESVMEKCPGVQEAVVTTWMDPEGSSHLHGWIVPEPDPENEQTPVAERDVTERLKSCLSRHLTPFMIPESFTVLASLPRTANGKVDKEALDALGEDKNTIQDREDGQ, encoded by the coding sequence ATGAAACCAATGAGTCTCCCAAAATACGATACAGTTCCGGCTGCCTTTGATGCGGTTGTTTCGCGGTGGCCTGACGAGCTGGCTGTCCTGGACGGTAACAGGCCCTGGACTTTTTCGGAACTGAACGATCTGGCCAATGACATCGCGGGGATTCTGCCAGACGAGCCGCGAATCGGCATCATTCTGGATCATTCCATTCTCATGATTGCCTCCATGCTTGCGGTTTTCAAAGCCGGCAAAGCCTATGTGCCCATGGAACCGGATTTTCCCGTGGAGCGCATCCGCGACATTCTCCAGGAGGCAGAGATCCGGACAGTGATCACACAGAAGGCATACACAGACCGGCTGCTTCCGGATGTGAAGCCCCTGATCCCCACACTGCCGATGGTGCATCATGACTTACGCCAGCCTGCCGTGAGCGGGGAGGATCCTGCCTATATTCTGTATACCTCGGGATCCACCGGCCGGCCCAAGGGCGTCTGTGTGCTGCAGCGAAACCTGATGCACTATGTGCGGGCTTTCCATCATGAATTTCACAATGGGCCGGGGGACATCATGCTGCAGGGATCGGTGTGCACGTTTGACATCTTTGTGGAGGAAGTGTTCACCACGCTGCTGAACGGGGCAGCTCTCGCCATTCCGCATACAGATGAATTCCACGCACGCATGCAGTACTGCGAAGACCACGGCATTACCTTCATTTCGGGATTCCCGTGGCTGGTGGCGCAGATGAACAGCGAAAAGCTCGTGCCTTCCCGCCTGCGGATCCTCATCAGCGGCGGGGATACCCTGCATCACTCCCAGATGGACACGATTGCCGACAGGGTCCCGGTGTACAACACCTATGGGCCTTCCGAAACCACGGTCTGTGCCAGTTACTACTGCGCCAGCGGAAAGCAGCCGCTGGCGGATGGATCCCACCCCATTGGCCGTCCTGTTCTGGGCGCCTCGATGGAAATCCTGGATGAAGCCGGCAATCCGGTACCAATCGGCACAACGGGAGAGATCTGCATCTATGGCAACGGGGTGTCAGCGGGATACATTGGGGACCATACCCGGGAAAACCTGGCGTTTGACCACAACATGTATCACAGCGGAGACCTGGGATATCAGCTGCCGGATGGCAATTTCGTGTTCCTGGGACGCAAAGACCGTCAGGTGATGGTCTATGGCAAGCGTGTGGAGCCGGAGGAAGTGGAAAGCGTGATGGAAAAATGCCCCGGGGTCCAGGAGGCGGTGGTCACCACCTGGATGGATCCGGAGGGCAGCAGCCATCTCCATGGCTGGATCGTGCCGGAACCGGATCCGGAGAATGAACAGACACCTGTGGCAGAGCGGGATGTGACGGAGCGGCTGAAGTCGTGCCTGTCCCGGCATCTGACGCCCTTCATGATTCCGGAGTCCTTTACGGTCCTTGCGTCGTTGCCGCGCACGGCCAATGGCAAGGTGGACAAAGAAGCCCTGGATGCCCTGGGGGAGGACAAAAACACCATTCAGGACCGGGAGGATGGCCAATGA
- a CDS encoding NAD(P)/FAD-dependent oxidoreductase, whose amino-acid sequence MLRISQVKTRDTDRRSIEHALMKKLGLKNGDLKHWTIYRRSVDARHHDVTFSWIIDAQLRNEARHLMKKDVRPTPEKPAPFRPKGVIALKTPPVVAGFGPAGMFAALDLAEHGYRPIVLERGQKIEQRRQDVDHFWKTGELDPESNVQFGEGGAGAFSDGKLTTRSRDPLVDELLETLHAHGASLDILVDAYPHIGTDAFEAIIQSIRRRILELGGEIRFGARLEEVKIEDDRLTAINVNGRWEPCQALILALGHSASDTLRQLHEDGIHMESKPFQVGVRIEHPQRFINEAMLHDFKDDPRLIPARYTLTAMADNGKGIYTFCMCPGGYVIASSAQPGQLVVNGMSYADRAGENANSALLVQVNESDYGPGLFDGLAYQEEIEKRAFALSPDYRAPVQKAADYLEGVVSESLSTRPTYEPGTVPADLNTLFSDEVNHALHQGLLDFERKVPGFLEGTMTGVETRASSAIRIPRDKVTRMGDEGIYPSGEGSGYAGGIMTSAIDGVKSARALMDRYAPCVQSDTE is encoded by the coding sequence ATGCTGAGAATTTCACAGGTGAAAACACGGGACACAGACAGACGGTCCATCGAACATGCACTGATGAAAAAACTGGGACTGAAAAACGGGGATTTGAAACACTGGACCATTTACCGCAGATCCGTGGACGCCAGACACCATGATGTGACCTTTTCCTGGATCATTGATGCCCAGCTCCGCAATGAAGCCAGACACCTGATGAAAAAGGATGTCCGGCCGACGCCGGAGAAACCGGCCCCGTTCCGGCCCAAAGGCGTCATTGCCCTGAAGACCCCTCCGGTCGTGGCGGGGTTCGGGCCGGCCGGCATGTTTGCGGCTCTGGACCTTGCAGAACACGGGTACCGCCCCATTGTGCTCGAGCGGGGACAGAAAATCGAACAGCGCCGGCAGGACGTGGATCATTTCTGGAAAACCGGAGAGCTGGATCCGGAATCCAATGTCCAGTTCGGTGAAGGAGGAGCCGGGGCATTCTCCGATGGCAAGCTGACCACCCGCAGCCGCGATCCCCTGGTGGATGAGCTCCTGGAGACCTTGCATGCCCATGGGGCGTCTTTGGACATTCTCGTGGATGCCTATCCGCACATTGGCACGGATGCCTTTGAGGCCATCATCCAGAGCATCCGGCGGCGGATCCTGGAACTCGGGGGCGAGATCCGCTTCGGGGCCAGGCTGGAGGAAGTGAAGATCGAGGACGACAGACTGACGGCAATCAACGTCAACGGCCGGTGGGAACCCTGTCAGGCCCTGATCCTGGCACTGGGGCATTCGGCAAGCGACACCCTCCGCCAGCTGCATGAAGACGGCATTCACATGGAAAGCAAGCCGTTCCAGGTGGGAGTCCGGATCGAGCATCCCCAGCGCTTCATCAACGAGGCCATGCTCCATGATTTCAAGGACGATCCCCGGCTGATTCCCGCCCGGTACACCCTGACGGCTATGGCCGACAACGGAAAGGGCATCTACACCTTCTGCATGTGCCCCGGCGGCTATGTCATTGCCTCCAGTGCCCAGCCCGGCCAGCTGGTGGTCAACGGCATGTCCTATGCCGACCGCGCGGGTGAGAACGCCAACAGCGCCCTGCTGGTGCAGGTCAATGAATCTGACTACGGACCGGGGCTCTTTGACGGCCTGGCCTATCAGGAGGAAATCGAGAAACGGGCCTTTGCCCTGTCGCCGGACTACCGCGCCCCGGTGCAGAAAGCCGCGGACTATCTCGAGGGTGTCGTCAGTGAAAGCCTGTCCACCAGACCGACCTATGAACCGGGGACCGTTCCGGCGGATCTGAACACACTGTTTTCCGATGAAGTCAACCACGCCCTGCATCAGGGGCTGCTGGATTTCGAGCGCAAGGTTCCCGGGTTCCTGGAGGGCACGATGACCGGCGTGGAAACACGGGCTTCCAGTGCGATCCGGATTCCCCGGGACAAAGTCACGCGCATGGGGGATGAAGGCATTTATCCCTCAGGAGAAGGCAGCGGCTATGCAGGCGGTATCATGACGAGTGCCATTGACGGGGTGAAGAGCGCCCGGGCACTCATGGACCGCTATGCGCCTTGTGTACAGTCTGATACAGAATGA
- a CDS encoding acyltransferase: MAGTKRQYGAIDIARYVSALLVVAIHVYPFVDMSPVFNQYFIAIVCRLAVPFFFVVSGYFFFRKIRRSETEENREKLKDYLWRIGKIYLIWTVIYLPYTIWNYASVGFSWQSIFSWVRDFFLNGSYYHLWFLPAMMLGMVIVWFLYEKRGMMFTLKVSLGLYVVGYLINIYAPYWETLPYVSILYGFFQKTLVTARDGFFFAPMFLSLGLLLAKTRRVRARAAGTAFAISMVLLVGEVAIYGKLGILEDLSCMFLMLIPAVFFLVDWLLVLRVPWNPGYRTLRQDSLLIYTSHILFARILLMILPGAHLAVYFLTLACAQGFAFLVTANMKRWPILRNLV; this comes from the coding sequence ATGGCGGGCACTAAACGGCAGTACGGCGCCATTGACATTGCGCGCTATGTCTCCGCCCTGCTGGTGGTGGCGATCCATGTCTACCCCTTTGTGGACATGTCACCGGTCTTCAACCAGTATTTCATCGCCATTGTATGCCGGCTCGCGGTTCCGTTTTTCTTCGTCGTGTCCGGATACTTTTTCTTCCGGAAAATCCGCCGGAGCGAGACAGAAGAAAACCGGGAGAAGCTGAAGGACTACCTTTGGCGCATCGGCAAGATCTACCTGATCTGGACGGTGATCTACCTGCCCTACACCATCTGGAACTACGCCTCGGTGGGGTTCTCCTGGCAGTCGATTTTCTCCTGGGTGCGGGATTTCTTCCTCAACGGATCCTATTACCACCTCTGGTTCCTTCCGGCCATGATGCTGGGCATGGTCATTGTGTGGTTCCTGTATGAAAAGCGCGGCATGATGTTCACGCTGAAAGTGAGCCTGGGGCTCTATGTCGTGGGGTACCTGATCAACATCTACGCCCCGTACTGGGAGACGCTGCCCTATGTGTCCATCCTGTACGGCTTTTTCCAGAAAACCCTGGTGACAGCGCGGGACGGTTTCTTTTTCGCGCCCATGTTCCTGTCCCTGGGGCTGCTGCTCGCAAAAACCAGGCGGGTGCGTGCAAGGGCGGCGGGTACTGCATTTGCCATCTCCATGGTGCTGCTTGTGGGAGAAGTCGCCATCTATGGAAAGCTGGGGATCCTGGAGGATCTGTCCTGTATGTTCCTCATGCTGATTCCGGCGGTATTCTTTCTCGTGGACTGGCTGCTTGTGCTGCGGGTTCCCTGGAATCCCGGCTATCGCACACTGCGCCAGGACAGCCTGCTGATCTACACCAGCCACATTCTCTTTGCGAGGATTCTGCTGATGATTCTCCCCGGGGCCCATCTCGCGGTGTATTTCCTGACACTGGCCTGTGCCCAGGGCTTCGCGTTCCTGGTCACGGCGAACATGAAGCGATGGCCCATCCTGCGAAACCTGGTTTAG
- the alr gene encoding alanine racemase, whose protein sequence is MLDTAGQRVWTEVDLDAVAHNLRQVRELMQGTKIMGIVKDDAYGHGAVECTRVLEKNGVDFFGVATIGEALELRQAGIRSDILILGWTDPDQAALLAEHDLIQTVVDVPYARELNARGLKLRTHVKADTGMNRIGISWQPQKKDLDGFFEVYAMKNLSNEGIFSHYPVSDDLGEDAMAFTGRQTTMFQELVSILKENGIDPGLVHIQNSYGILNYGDMGFDYCRPGLLYMGVTSNDAIPVVNDLDFIPALSLRTRVEMVKDLQPGQTVSYGRHHEVQQPETIASLAIGYGDGLPRLISNKDLTVLVNGQEARLVGNICMDQCMADVTGLDVKPGDVVTLIGEDGRKRVTVDAITRCSESINNETFCRLTKRVPRFFTGTGDPDAVRKQAADQEDADGGH, encoded by the coding sequence GTGCTAGACACTGCCGGACAGCGGGTATGGACGGAAGTGGACCTGGATGCCGTGGCGCACAACCTGCGCCAGGTCCGGGAACTGATGCAGGGCACGAAGATCATGGGGATCGTGAAAGACGATGCCTATGGACACGGGGCGGTGGAGTGCACCCGGGTGCTGGAAAAAAACGGGGTCGATTTCTTCGGCGTCGCGACGATCGGGGAAGCACTGGAACTGCGTCAGGCCGGCATCCGTTCGGATATCCTGATCCTGGGATGGACCGATCCGGACCAGGCTGCACTGCTCGCAGAGCATGACCTCATCCAGACAGTGGTGGATGTCCCCTATGCCAGAGAGCTGAATGCCCGGGGCCTGAAGCTGCGGACGCATGTGAAGGCAGATACGGGCATGAACCGCATTGGCATTTCCTGGCAGCCGCAGAAAAAGGACCTGGATGGATTCTTTGAGGTGTATGCCATGAAGAATCTCTCCAATGAAGGGATTTTCTCGCACTATCCCGTGAGTGATGACCTGGGGGAAGATGCCATGGCCTTCACCGGGCGCCAGACCACGATGTTCCAGGAGCTGGTGAGCATACTGAAGGAAAACGGCATCGATCCGGGCCTCGTGCATATCCAGAACAGCTACGGGATCCTGAACTACGGGGACATGGGCTTTGACTACTGCCGGCCGGGGCTGCTGTACATGGGCGTCACCAGCAATGATGCCATTCCGGTGGTCAATGACCTGGACTTCATTCCGGCACTGTCCCTGCGCACGCGCGTGGAAATGGTCAAGGACCTGCAGCCGGGGCAGACGGTGTCCTATGGCCGCCATCACGAGGTGCAGCAGCCGGAAACCATCGCTTCGCTCGCCATCGGCTATGGCGACGGACTGCCCAGGCTCATTTCCAACAAAGACCTGACGGTCCTGGTCAACGGACAGGAGGCCCGGCTCGTGGGCAACATCTGCATGGATCAGTGCATGGCGGATGTCACGGGCCTGGACGTGAAGCCCGGGGATGTGGTGACACTGATCGGTGAAGATGGCAGAAAGCGCGTGACGGTGGATGCGATCACCCGGTGTTCGGAGTCCATCAACAATGAGACGTTCTGCCGCCTCACAAAACGGGTGCCGCGGTTCTTCACCGGAACCGGCGATCCGGATGCGGTGAGAAAACAGGCAGCGGACCAGGAGGATGCAGATGGCGGGCACTAA